Proteins encoded by one window of Antechinus flavipes isolate AdamAnt ecotype Samford, QLD, Australia chromosome 4, AdamAnt_v2, whole genome shotgun sequence:
- the LOC127561435 gene encoding galanin receptor 2a-like produces MELTPKLNGTLADDLQGLPESRLRPVFATLCGLILLVGLLANGLMLVILGRGSGSRGQAPGPLLALTNSLMVNITLSDLVFLAYVVPVLLLTFLREDWWLGPFVCTTSQSFNMGTMFCTFYSMVTTALLRHAAVAFPAVALPAGRGARLSLCLTMWILGFSVSLPNWLYQRVVEEGKDEGKAALLRSCLMLLAPAQTNCYFTLLGALAFLPFALMLVLSFTHLGWLLWSGEWPQVPLDVRQHREATGLILVVLVVFVLMWGPCSVLGYVAAAGHLPDTHTVFVATSLCTILAYSNCAVSPILCFCLSRQFQAGIKDLFCGSTQERAILRHEGVLQRETKGGGGEPQGIYGGFLPD; encoded by the coding sequence ATGGAGTTGACGCCCAAGCTCAATGGCACCTTGGCTGATGATCTCCAAGGCCTTCCCGAGTCTCGGCTTCGCCCCGTCTTTGCCACCCTCTGTGGTCTCATCTTGCTGGTAGGGCTGCTGGCCAACGGACTGATGCTGGTGATCCTGGGCAGAGGCTCGGGCTCGAGGGGCCAAGCCCCCGGCCCACTCCTGGCTCTGACCAACAGCCTCATGGTGAACATCACCCTGTCAGACCTGGTCTTCCTGGCGTATGTGGTGCCCGTTTTGCTGCTGACCTTCCTCCGGGAGGACTGGTGGCTGGGCCCCTTTGTCTGCACCACCAGCCAGAGCTTCAACATGGGCACCATGTTCTGCACCTTCTACAGCATGGTGACCACGGCTCTCCTTCGCCACGCCGCCGTGGCCTTCCCCGCCGTGGCCTTGCCGGCCGGCAGGGGAGCCCGGCTGTCGCTCTGCTTGACCATGTGGATCCTgggtttctctgtgtctctgcccaACTGGCTATACCAGAGAGTGGTGGAAGAGGGGAAGGATGAGGGGAAGGCCGCTCTCCTCCGCTCCTGCCTGATGCTCCTGGCCCCCGCCCAGACCAACTGCTATTTCACCCTCCTCGGGGCCCTGGCCTTCCTGCCTTTCGCCCTGATGCTGGTGCTGAGTTTCACTCACCTGGGCTGGCTCTTGTGGAGTGGGGAGTGGCCCCAGGTCCCCCTGGATGTCCGGCAGCATCGGGAAGCCACGGGCCTCATCCTGGTGGTCCTGGTGGTCTTTGTCCTCATGTGGGGGCCCTGTTCCGTGCTGGGCTACGTGGCTGCGGCGGGACACCTGCCCGACACCCACACAGTCTTTGTGGCTACCAGCCTCTGCACCATCCTGGCCTATTCCAACTGTGCCGTCAGCCCGattctctgcttctgcctctcAAGACAGTTCCAGGCAGGGATCAAGGACCTTTTCTGCGGCTCCACCCAGGAAAGGGCAATCCTGAGACATGAAGGGGTGCTGCAGAGGGAGACGAAGGGGGGAGGGGGCGAGCCCCAGGGAATCTATGGGGGATTCCTGCCTGACTGA